One window from the genome of Salvia splendens isolate huo1 chromosome 9, SspV2, whole genome shotgun sequence encodes:
- the LOC121746957 gene encoding uncharacterized protein LOC121746957 yields MRDDDVLPVSTPTSSSVSYVSSSSSRKESSSDSSSIFGRGRYKFWAFAVILMLAFWSMLTGTVYLRWSAGDLDDSFTQDYHSPSADDLDVLDMEEREKMVRHMWDVYTNSQRMKLAGFWQEAFVAAYEDLTSEVPEVREDAISEIARMSAHYLDLTPPPRYSSLSLGLRNLNIKDKEKQV; encoded by the exons CTTCTTCATCAGTATCTTATGTATCGTCGTCTTCGTCTAGGAAGGAATCTTCCTCAGATTCCTCCTCCATCTTCGGCCGCGGCCGCTACAAGTTTTGGGCCTTCGCCGTAATTTTGATGCTCGCATTCTGGTCCATGCTCACCGGCACCGTCTACCTCCGCTGGTCCGCCGGAGATCTCGATGACAGCTTCACACAAGACTACCACTCCCCCTCCGCCGATGATCTTGACGTTCTC GATATGGAGGAGAGGGAGAAAATGGTGAGGCACATGTGGGATGTGTACACCAACAGCCAGAGGATGAAATTGGCAGGTTTTTGGCAGGAAGCCTTTGTGGCTGCCTACGAGGATTTGACTAGCGAGGTACCTGAAGTTAGGGAGGATGCTATTTCGGAGATCGCTAGGATGTCGGCTCACTACTTGGATCTCACCCCGCCTCCACGATATTCTTCGTTATCATTG GGGTTACGGAATTTGAATATAAAGGATAAAGAAAAGCAAGTGTAG